ACGATATACTAGGTGTCGCTCAACTGGCGAATGAAGTGAATTCGAAGAAAAACGGCGATAATGTTTATTTTATTGAAAATATGTACATTAACCCAACCAATGTATGCGAAGCAACTTGCAGCTTCTGCGGTTTCAAGCGGAAACCTGGTGAAGAAGGCGCCTACACAATGAACGAAGAACAGCTGCTTGAGTATGTTGAAAAGCGATGGAATGATAATATCCGCGAATTCCATATTGTCGGGGGCCATAATAATGAAGTGCCTTTTGACTACTATCTGGACACTATTCGTGTTCTGAAAAAACATTATCCAAATGCTGCAATCAAAGCCTATACAGGGGCAGAAATTGAATTTTTCGCACGCATATCCGGTTTGTCCATGAAAGAAGTATTAGAGGAGCTTGTTAAAGCAGGACTGGACACAATGCCAGGAGGCGGTGCAGAAATTCTGACTGAACGCTATCGTGAAAAAATGAGTCCGGATAAAGCTTCTACCGATCAATGGCTGGAAGCCCATGAGATTGCTCACGGTCTTGGACTTCGCACTCATGCAACCATGCTGTACGGATCTATTGAATCAAAAGAAGAACGTTTGATTCATATGGACAGACTTCGAAAGCTTCAAGATCAAACAAACGGATTTATGGTGTTCATTCCGCTTGCGATGCAGCCAAGAACAGCTTCCATGGGGCTTACCCGCCGTACGTCAGCTTTTGATGACATGCGCACGATCGCTATCAGCCGCTTGATGCTCGATAATTTTGACCATGTTAAAGCGTACTGGATCAACATCGGTGTACAATTAACACAGATGGCCTTGACTTTTGGTGCTGATGACATTCACGGAACTTTGATTGAAGAAAGAATTTCTCACTCTGTTGGTGCCCTCACTTCTCAAGGCATTACGCGTAAAGAATTGGTGCATTTAATAAAAACAGCCAACAAGAAACCTGTTGAACGCGATACATTCTATAACATCATCAAAGAATATTAAACAAAAACTGCCGGAAGCTTCCGGCAGTTTTTGTTTAAAGTAAATTCACGGAAGTAATGTCTAGCTTCAGCGCCCCAGTCCTTGAGGGCGCTTGAGCTTTTCTTCCTATCTTAATTTTTCTTCTGTCCAGAAGTAATCATCATCTGCGTTTAAAATGGTCAGCTTGCTGTGGCAGCATGGCATGACCAGCAGCTGCTTGATGCCTTCCTTTGCACTGTTCAGCTTTTCTTCAGAAAATGCCGTCAGCACATTGGACTTATGGCAGAACGGGCATTCATTTATATAGATATCGTCCATCATTTTATCGTAAGGCCAAGAATTCTCAAATGTCAGCATAACCACTGGCTTCTTTCTCAGAACAGCCAGGTTTCCCCTCCTTGCATATAGTATTTCCTACCTATTGTATACCAGAAGGCCAAGCATCTGTGTGATTTCTTTTACCCCGCTCTTTCCAAACCGTAACCTTTTCCCTCTCTGTTTGATCCACTAAACTTTTGTAAGTCAAAATGGTTCCCAAATTCCTTTTTATGCAGTATAATAAGCAATGTATTCTACAAAAAAATAGCGATCCATCTTCGGGGCAGGGTGAAATTCCCGACCGGCGGTATTTGAAGATTCCCTCTTCATCAGCCCGTGAGCTCATGAGAAGAACTGAAACGCATCGTTTCGTTGCTTCTTGTCTGCTGATCTGGTGTAATTCCAGAGCCGACAGTAAAGTCTGGATGGGAGAAGATGACGGTGCATCGTTCAGTTCTTTTACAATAAAGAGATCTATTGTAAAACGACTGAGCCCTCGCTCAGCTGCATTCTAAGGACATACCGTTCTTAAAATGTTTATTTGATGATGCCTGACACACTCCCTTAGCTTCTATAAAAAGCTAAGGGTTTTCTATTGTTGTCAGGGGTGCACT
This genomic stretch from Fictibacillus marinisediminis harbors:
- the mqnE gene encoding aminofutalosine synthase MqnE, translated to MAIITQEAKIHDIAEKIRNGERLSIEDGLFLYETNDILGVAQLANEVNSKKNGDNVYFIENMYINPTNVCEATCSFCGFKRKPGEEGAYTMNEEQLLEYVEKRWNDNIREFHIVGGHNNEVPFDYYLDTIRVLKKHYPNAAIKAYTGAEIEFFARISGLSMKEVLEELVKAGLDTMPGGGAEILTERYREKMSPDKASTDQWLEAHEIAHGLGLRTHATMLYGSIESKEERLIHMDRLRKLQDQTNGFMVFIPLAMQPRTASMGLTRRTSAFDDMRTIAISRLMLDNFDHVKAYWINIGVQLTQMALTFGADDIHGTLIEERISHSVGALTSQGITRKELVHLIKTANKKPVERDTFYNIIKEY